The Megalobrama amblycephala isolate DHTTF-2021 linkage group LG20, ASM1881202v1, whole genome shotgun sequence genome includes a window with the following:
- the LOC125255034 gene encoding CDP-diacylglycerol--glycerol-3-phosphate 3-phosphatidyltransferase, mitochondrial has translation MAAPMKWKRLVFSAYTPALSWVFTRLTDRFFRTHDRRRGSAVLLLAPLLAEADSAPLASSRPPGFTGVEGLLSRFHWMANHVPAFRVPGGHIHILHSPDEFYQAMKARIKTAKNRVVMASLYLGTGPLEQDLVDCMEEALERSQEDHAPDLKVSFLLDYTRGSRGKHNSRTMLLPLLQRFPKQMRVSLYHTPDLRGLLRLLVPERFNETIGVQHIKAYLFDNSLIISGANLSDSYFTNRQDRYVLLEDCGEVADFFAELVGAVGDVSLQLQPDDSVHMMEGMVHPYKGNRADFSASAQKRIMEVVNTARVRQSMLETECSEGPDSDEMVPNDTWIFPLVQMKPLGIFLDEQITKQLLIEAGGDSIVYLTSGYFNLTRTYMQIVLGAAADYRILMASPEVNGFFGAKGVAGAIPEAYVHLARQFYNKVCQLGQQSRVHLHEYHRPDWTFHAKGLWYYVGGRDRPCLTLIGSPNFGYRSVHRDLEAQIAIVTENEELQMQLQQEQEVLYQSSTQVSNSTFNQPDRHVKLWVKLVTPLIKNFF, from the exons atggcggcgcccatgaAATGGAAAAGACTTGTGTTCTCTGCATATACTCCTGCATTGTCCTGGGTTTTCACGAGATTAACAGACCGCTTTTTCAGGACACATGATCGGAGGAGAGG GTCTGCTGTGCTGCTCTTGGCCCCTCTCCTGGCAGAGGCGGACTCAGCCCCCCTGGCCTCCTCCAGACCTCCAGGCTTCACTGGTGTCGAGGGCCTCCTCTCTCGCTTCCACTGGATGGCTAATCATGTACCTGCTTTCAGGGTCCCTGGGGGCCACATACACATCCTTCACTCACCTGATGAGTTTTATCAGGCTATGAAG GCTCGTATCAAGACAGCCAAAAATCGTGTGGTGATGGCATCACTGTATCTGGGTACAGGACCATTAGAGCAAGACCTG GTTGATTGCATGGAAGAGGCATTAGAGCGCTCACAGGAAGATCATGCACCTGATCTGAAAGTGTCTTTTCTGCTGGATTATACCAGAGGCTCAAGAG GTAAGCACAATTCCCGTACAATGTTACTGCCGCTGCTCCAGCGTTTCCCCAAGCAGATGAGAGTGTCCCTGTACCACACACCAGACCTGCGGGGGCTGTTGCGTCTTCTGGTGCCCGAGCGCTTCAATGAAACCATCGGAGTGCAGCACATCAAGGCATACCTTTTTGACAACAGTCTTATAATTAGTGG GGCCAATCTGAGCGACTCCTACTTCACCAATCGTCAGGATCGTTATGTACTTCTGGAGGACTGCGGGGAGGTGGCAGATTTTTTTGCTGAACTCGTGGGAGCCGTGGGCGATGTGTCACTGCAGCTCCAGCCTGACGACAGTGTGCACATGATGGAGGGAATGGTGCATCCCTACAAAG GTAACAGAGCAGATTTTTCTGCATCGGCACAGAAACGGATCATGGAGGTGGTGAACACGGCCCGTGTCCGGCAGAGCATGCTGGAGACGGAATGCTCAGAGGGTCCAGACTCAGATGAGATGGTGCCAAATGACACCTGGATCTTTCCACTCGTGCAAATGAAGCCTCTGGGCATTTTCTTGGATGAACAAATAACCAAACAACTACTCATAGAAGCTGGTGGTGACTCTATCGTCTACCTGACATCGGGTTACTTCAACCTGACACGCACCTACATGCAGATAGTACTGGGTGCAGCAGCAGACTACCGTATCCTCATGGCCTCCCCTGAGGTTAATGGCTTTTTTGGAGCTAAAGGAGTAGCTGGAGCAATTCCTGAGGCATACGTTCATCTCGCCCGACAGTTCTACAATAAG GTATGTCAGCTTGGTCAGCAGAGCCGTGTCCACTTGCATGAATACCATCGCCCCGATTGGACATTTCATGCCAAAG GTCTGTGGTACTATGTGGGAGGAAGAGACCGCCCCTGCCTCACTCTTATTGGCTCCCCAAATTTCGGCTATCGCTCTGTGCACAGGGATCTGGAGGCTCAGATTGCCATAGTAACAGAGAATGAGGAACTCCAGATGCAACTTCAACAG GAGCAGGAAGTGTTGTACCAGAGCTCGACACAAGTGTCAAACTCCACTTTCAATCAGCCGGACCGCCATGTAAAGTTGTGGGTGAAACTGGTTACTCCACTCATCAAGAACTTCTTCTGA